The following nucleotide sequence is from Ignavibacteriales bacterium.
CCGGTAGCCGCAATCTTTGCCTAAGGCATCCCTTTTCGGGACAGATTGCGTTGCTGGCTCATAAGTTTGTTCTCTCGTTACATTCTTCGACTTGTCGTCGAAGAACACTCGCCTGCCCGCCATACCTGCGGCAAGCAGCAGGCGGGAAAACCGGCTACAGATGCAGGTTCTCGAGTTAATAGTTTCATCACAGAGTATCGAGAGAACCTTTTTGGTCAGCCCCATGCTAACTAATAAATAAACGATACATTATTCACCACATTCGAGTTTGAATTCGTTCGAATAACTATTGGAGCTATAATAATCATTCTCCAGTCTGTATTCAACTTTTATTCTGTATACACCACTCTCAAGGTTATTGATCGTCCGGAGTGCCAATTGTTTATTAAAATGCTGGTTTGGGGAAAGCTGGATGAATGGATCGGAGTCATCTCTGCAAGGACCAATGTTGATTTCAGTAAAATTACTCCAACGGAAATTGGTGAAGATTTCAATCCAATAAGTTAGCTGTAAATTGCATGCTGCAATGTATGCATTCCTATTTGTTGGATTATCGATTGTAAAAAATAGATTATCGGAACATTTATAAGTAGATCTATCTGTTCGAACATACAGCCAGGGTAGTGGTTGAGGTGTAAATCCGAGACGATCAGCTTGACCAAGATATTTCTTTTCAATAAGGGCGAAATGTTTTGCAGCGTAGGTAGGACAACCACATGCGTCACATGTCGCGCAATATTCTATCAAAGCGTCAATGACAGGAATCCTTGCTGCATTAAGAAGTATTTTCGTATCGGGTGGTGTGTAGTGACTTGAGGTATCGCACTGAATCCCACCGGAAAAAAACTTTGCGACCCATACCAATTGTTCGGTTGGCTGCCGTCTGATGGGAGTAACAGGCGATGAGTTGTAGTTGAGATCGCAACTTGTTAGAGCTAACAGAACCACTAACGCGAATATTCGAATAAGATTTATCATAAATCAGTCCTTTCGAAATTTCATCAGTAATATAAATTTTTGTTAAATCAATAACAACTGCAAGTTTTGCTTTACTGGAATATATCCTCCCCCGACGTTCAACTAAAATTTTCCACTGGATCGGGTATAGCATTTTACGGTTTGTCCGGGATCATTTTAAGTATCCGGATTAAAAACTCAAGATAGCAATAATCCTCCTTTACTGAATAATATATCAGAGACTTCTGAAATATTCTTTAACAAAAAGATATCTTGTCACGCTGAGCTTGTCGAAGCGTGAAATTGGATGAAAACGTCACGGTTCGATCCCTCGATAAACTCGGGATAAACTTGCTCACCATGACAGTTATTCTATTTTTCAGAGGTCTCATATCAGTCAAATCGAAAAAATATATTATTTTATAATGAAATCAGGATTACTGCCTTTAGCTGTGTAATAGGCATCGTCGAGCGTGGAGCGTGAGCCATTCTGGTCACTCACAAATTTATCGAATGTCGCCCTTATCTGAGTCTTTTCTGGTACCGTAATTTGAATGCTTCGATTCATATTTACTTTATGCTCAAAATTTTTACCAGAAATAGTATAATAAATAGTGGCAGTTTCGCCATAATAAATATAGGGGAACGCGTTAACAGGTTTCTTTTCGTACTTAATTGTAACTACAACATCGGGTGCTCTGCATCCTAAAATCAAAATTAAAGATGTGAGTATCACAGTAAACATCAGGCGCATAACTGTTCTTTCAAATGGTTAATAAATTATTGTGCAAGGTAATTTCGTAAAGTAGATCGAGAAAGTCAACTTTTAATTGTAACATCTTTACTTGTGTACCGTATCTAATTGACAGACTTTAGAAGGAGTTATGTGATGAAAAATATTATTCTTGCAATTATGATTTTGTTGTTGGTCGGGATATCGTTTAATTTTCCCGTAATTTGCCAGGAGTCACGCACAATCAACAAAACAATCGATCTTCCACCCGATGGAAAGGTTTCCATCGATACATATAAGGGGTCAATTACAATATCGACATGGGATAATCCTAAAGTTGAGATTATCGCTGAAATTGTATCAGACGGTGAGGGAGATGATGAACAAGAAAAGGTTGATGATACCGAAATTAAAATTCGGGAGAGGGGAAATGAAGTGACTATCGAAACAGATTATGATAGGGTTCATGATCATCATTCCTGGTTTTTTGATTTGTTCGGAGTGAATTCGGGAAGTATGCCGTTTGTTCATTATCGAATATCGATGCCGGTTACCGCTTCACTAAAAATAAAAGATTATAAATCTGATACAAAAATTACAGACCTCAAATCATCTTTAAAAATGGAGACATATAAAGGTAATATTGTAGTTCGACAGTTCGAAGGAGCAATTGACCTTGAGACTTACAAGGGCGATGTTGCAGTTTATTTCGCTCAATTTTCAGATGACAGTAAATTTGAAACATACAAAGGTAAAATTGAAATTATTATACCGGAAAAAACCAACGTAACCATCGATGCAGACCTTGGCAGACGAGTTGAATTCGATTCTGATTTCGATATCAGGTTTAAATCCCACTCTCGGCATGATAGTAATGTTTTTGAAAAGATAAACGGAGGCGGGAATGTCCTGAGGATATCATCTGAAAAAGGTGAAATAAGAATTCGAAAACATTAAAAGTTAGTAGTACATAAAATATATATTCATCCAAACATCAAAATAATTTACACGGATAACAATCTGAGGGAAGCCGACGCAGATTTCCGATCACATTAAACCGCATTTCATAAACTCTTTTATATCTTACCAAAATATTGTAAATTAGTTCCACGCACTTGTGTGAATCGTAAAACACAAAGTCAAACAAATATTTTATAATCGATAAACTCTGATGAAGTTTGGCAGGTTGGCAGTTAACTCAAAAATTCGTTCTGATAATCTGATTATTCTTATTCTTCTGATATTTATCAGCAGAATTCCGTTTCTGCTATCAGGTTACGGATCTGATGGAGATGCCTGGAGGATTGCATACAATGCTTCGAAGATATGGGAGACATGTACCTATTCGATATCCCGCTTTCCCGGATTCCCATTGTATGAATTAATGATCACGCCTTTTGTCGCTTTGGGAGGGTCGATCTTCTCAAACACCGTGACTCTTATCGTTTTTTGTTTTGGTGTGATAATCTTCGATAAAATTCTTATTCTCTTGAATATTGAATCACGACGAATCATCCTCTGGACATTTGCTTTTATACCGCTTCTGTGGAAAAGTTCCACTACTACTTTGGATTACATTTGGGGGCTCACGTTCATATTGTTTGCGTATTATTTATTTCTTAATCATAAATATGCTTCGTCGGCTGTGGTAATTGGATTGGCAGCCGCAACCCGCTTAACCAATATTATTTTTATTTTACCTTTATTTTTCCTTATAGAACGGGAAGGAAGATGGAAAAATATTATCATCATCAGCTTTATTTCAATAGTATCGGCTTTTTTGTTTTATTTACCTGTAATATTCAGATCGGGTGCGCTGGAAGATTTGCAAATATATATTGCAGATATTCGTCATTATTTATTTATACAACAATCCGCATTTTTCATTTATAGGGGGATATATTCTGTTGGACTGTTGGGATTTATTGCCATACTTATCTGTAGTTATCTGAGCAGGAACAAAATCAAAGAATTAATTCAGGCAAGGGATAAATATTTTATTTCAATGATGGCTGCCATTGTCATAATGTTCATATTGTTTTTTGTGCTTGCAGATGAAAGGGAATATTTGATTCCGATAATTCCATTTCTGTTACTTGCAATAGGGATGATTTTACCCCGTAAGTATATCATTATAACATCAGTTTGTTTATTGAGTTATGCTTTTATAAATATTGATATTATTGAGCATAATTTTAGCAAACAAAAACCGCGTTTATCACTCACTGCCGGATATGTTATTAAAGATTACATTGAACGTACTAAATTACTCGATTGGCGGGTGAAAGTCGCATCCCATCCGTTCCGGGATTCATCGATTGTAATGATTGGCGCCGGACCTCTCTACTTTTATGAAAATCTTCTAGTACAACATACCGATGCTGAAAAGAAATTGTTCCCTGATCGCGATTCAACGGGTGAAATAAATATTTATAAAACCTACCCGGAGAAAAGTCCTTCCCGACTTTTATCACGAAATGTATTTTTCGTTTATGCGTTATGCCGACCGGAATCTGATACTTTTCTGGAAAGAGGGTATCATCTCTATTATCTGGCGGATAAAAAGGAATATCTTGAATCATGTGTCAGGTATGATCTGAGTACGAAAGCTGAACCGTTGGATTTACAAATACTTGGGCAATGATCCAAAAACAAGTGGGATTATTGCCAGTTCATATTTTTACTGAAAAGATATTTTTGTATATTCTACAACCGCAACTAAAAATATCATTAATAAGGATAATAGAAAATGCTCGGTAGTATATGGAGACAATCGGTAAAGCGCATACCTCTCTTATTGTTATTGTTAATTCCGGTACTTCTCATTACCGGATTTGTGATATTGATTTCCTGGAAAACCGGACAACCAATTTATGTTCTGTTCCAGGACATATTTTTTGTAGCGCAGGTTCCGCTTTACATAGGATTTGTTTCCAATGTGGGGGCTTTTGTTTGGGCATTCGCAATTGCAATTTGCGGTTATATCGGTTTTCTACTCTATGGCAAGCGTGAGCAAAGAGAGATCGCATTTTTTTTCCTTTATGCCTCATTTCTCGGTCTATTATTAATGCTTGATGATTATTTTATGCTTCACGAAATAATATATCCTAGATATTTCCATATTGAGTCTGAAATTATTTATCTCATATACGCTGCTCTTGGAATCACATTTGTAATCAAGTTTAAAAAGATAATTCTTCAGAGTGATATGATCATCTTGTTTTTTGCTTTTAGTTTCTTCGCGCTATCTATATTTTTCGATGAGGTGCGAGAGTCGATGACAATGAGTGATTATTGGATTATTGCAGAGGATGGGAGCAAGTTGATCGGAATAATATATTGGCTAACATATTTTTCCATTACCGGTAAAAAATATCTAAAATCAACAGAAATAAATTCTCAAACATGAGCATTATGAAAGTAGTCGTAGATCTTACAATAATTCCGATTGGTGTGGGAATATCGCTCTCAAAATATATCGCTGAATGCGAGAAGGTACTTTCCGCATCGAATTGTAAAACCCAGCTCCATGCCAACGGCACTAATATTGAAGGTGAGTGGGACGATGTATTTGCGGCTATCAAAAAATGTCACGAAGTTTTGCATAAAATGGGTACGCCAAGGATATTTACTACTGTTCATGCCGGCACGCGAATAGACCGCGAACAGTCGATGGAAGATAAAATAAAAAGTGTTCAAGGTAAATTAATTTGAATAATATGGAACGGATAATTATACTCGATTTTGGTTCTCAATATTCACAGCTTATCGCTCGTAGGGTAAGAGAACTGGGTGTATTTTCAGAATTACATCCGTTCAACCTTTCAATCGAAAAAATTAAACAATTAAGTCCTTCCGGAATTATTCTTTCAGGTGGTCCTTCGAGTGTGTATGAATCCGACGCCCCTCATCCCGACCCGAATATTTTCGGTTTAAATATTCCTATCCTTGGAATATGTTACGGACTTCAGATAATCGCGCATCACTTGGGAGGTAAAGTAGATACGCAAGCGAAACGAGAGTTTGGTCCGGCTAATTTAATTATTCAAGATGCTGCCGATCTTTTTAGAAATATCGGAAACGATATCGGTGAAACCAAGGTGTGGATGAGTCATGGTGATGCGTTG
It contains:
- a CDS encoding MTH1187 family thiamine-binding protein, which translates into the protein MKVVVDLTIIPIGVGISLSKYIAECEKVLSASNCKTQLHANGTNIEGEWDDVFAAIKKCHEVLHKMGTPRIFTTVHAGTRIDREQSMEDKIKSVQGKLI
- a CDS encoding DUF4097 family beta strand repeat protein translates to MKNIILAIMILLLVGISFNFPVICQESRTINKTIDLPPDGKVSIDTYKGSITISTWDNPKVEIIAEIVSDGEGDDEQEKVDDTEIKIRERGNEVTIETDYDRVHDHHSWFFDLFGVNSGSMPFVHYRISMPVTASLKIKDYKSDTKITDLKSSLKMETYKGNIVVRQFEGAIDLETYKGDVAVYFAQFSDDSKFETYKGKIEIIIPEKTNVTIDADLGRRVEFDSDFDIRFKSHSRHDSNVFEKINGGGNVLRISSEKGEIRIRKH